In Lonchura striata isolate bLonStr1 chromosome 30, bLonStr1.mat, whole genome shotgun sequence, a single genomic region encodes these proteins:
- the SMIM29 gene encoding small integral membrane protein 29 has translation MSNATAPTAPGAAGDSLVGSVLGPFLLLTLLGALLAAVMYVKKKRRSERLRHRLLPMYSYDPAEEPPESEQELLVEAEEAQVVPGWGGSSSPWPPRRDWRA, from the exons ATGAGCAACGCCACGGCGCCCACGGCCCCGGGCGCGGCGGGGGACTCGCTGGTGGGCTCCGTGCTCGggcccttcctcctcctcaccctcctcgGTGCCCTCCTGGCCGCG GTGATGTACGTGAAGAAGAAGCGCAG GTCCGAGCGGCTGCGGCACCGGCTGCTGCCCATGTACAGCTACGACCCGGCTGAGGAACCGCCCGAGtcggagcaggagctgctggtggaggCTGAGGAGGCTCAG GTGGTGCCTGGCTGGGGGGGTTCCTCATCCCCTTGGCCCCCGCGCAGGGACTGGAGGGCCTGA
- the NUDT3 gene encoding diphosphoinositol polyphosphate phosphohydrolase 1 isoform X3: MGRSELTFVLLVSSSRHPDRWIVPGGGMEPEEEPGVAAVREVCEEAGVKGTLGRLVGIFENRDRKHRTYVYVLIVTEVLEDWEDSVNIGRKREWFKIEDAIKVLQYHKPVQASYFETLRQGCLANNGTPVMTTPYSESSVSDIR, encoded by the exons ATGGGGAGAAGCGAGCTCACATTT GTGCTGCTGGTGAGCAGTAGTCGCCATCCAGACCGATGGATTGTCCCCGGGGGTGGCATGGAGCCCGAGGAGGAGCCTGGCGTGGCCGCCGTGCGCGAGGTCTGTGAGGAG GCTGGAGTGAAAGGGACGTTAGGAAGATTAGTGGGAATTTTTGAG AACCGGGACAGGAAGCACAGGACTTATGTTTACGTACTCATCGTCACCGAAGTGTTGGAGGACTGGGAGGACTCTGTCAATATTG gaaggaaaagggaatggtTTAAGATAGAGGATGCCATAAAAGTTCTGCAGTATCATAAACCAGTGCAGGCCTCGTATTTTGAGACCTTGAGGCAAGGCTGCCTGGCCAACAACGGCACCCCGGTGATGACCACGCCGTACTCCGAGAGCTCCGTGTCCGACATCAGATGA
- the NUDT3 gene encoding diphosphoinositol polyphosphate phosphohydrolase 1 isoform X2 gives MEFVHGEKRAHICEGEASSGKTLPWVLLVSSSRHPDRWIVPGGGMEPEEEPGVAAVREVCEEAGVKGTLGRLVGIFENRDRKHRTYVYVLIVTEVLEDWEDSVNIGRKREWFKIEDAIKVLQYHKPVQASYFETLRQGCLANNGTPVMTTPYSESSVSDIR, from the exons ATGGAATTTGTGCATGGGGAGAAGCGAGCTCACATTTGTGAGGGAGAAGCGAGCAGTGGCAAGACCCTGCCTTGG GTGCTGCTGGTGAGCAGTAGTCGCCATCCAGACCGATGGATTGTCCCCGGGGGTGGCATGGAGCCCGAGGAGGAGCCTGGCGTGGCCGCCGTGCGCGAGGTCTGTGAGGAG GCTGGAGTGAAAGGGACGTTAGGAAGATTAGTGGGAATTTTTGAG AACCGGGACAGGAAGCACAGGACTTATGTTTACGTACTCATCGTCACCGAAGTGTTGGAGGACTGGGAGGACTCTGTCAATATTG gaaggaaaagggaatggtTTAAGATAGAGGATGCCATAAAAGTTCTGCAGTATCATAAACCAGTGCAGGCCTCGTATTTTGAGACCTTGAGGCAAGGCTGCCTGGCCAACAACGGCACCCCGGTGATGACCACGCCGTACTCCGAGAGCTCCGTGTCCGACATCAGATGA